Below is a window of Hydrogenimonas sp. DNA.
AGCAGGGCAAATCCCGCTCGGCGTGCAGATTTTGCGTAATGTTAGTTAACATATCAGTTATCAAGTTGAATCTTTCTTGAATATCAAATATAGATATTAAAATAACGGAAACAGCTTTCGGAGATAGATTAAATAGATATAATTCTCCAGATTTGCATTGACCGAGAGGAAGCCATGAAAAGATTGGAAGAGTTTATCAAAAAAGAGTCGTCGGCGGGAGTTTTGCTGATTTTCGTCACCATAGTGGCGCTGATTTTACAGAACAGCCCCCTTTCGGAGCTTTACAGCAGTTTTCTGCATACACCGGTCGAGGTGAGATTCGGTGCGCTTCAGATTGCCAAACCGCTTCTTCTATGGGTGAACGACGGGTTGATGGCCGTCTTCTTTTTCCTAATCGGCCTCGAAGTGAAGCGGGAAGTGATGGAGGGGCATCTCTCCTCCGTCAGACAGGTGGCGCTTCCCGGTATCGCGGCCCTGGGGGGTATGGTGGTGCCGGCCCTCGTCTATATACTTTTCAACAAGGGTGAATCTTTCGCCATGAACGGCTGGGCCATACCTACCGCTACGGATATAGCATTCGCCCTCGGCATACTCTCGCTGCTTGGAAACCGTGTGCCGGTCTCTTTGAAGATATTTCTGATGGCGCTGGCCATTATCGACGACCTCGGAGCCATCATAATAATCGCACTCTTCTACACCAGCGATCTGTCGATGCTCTCGATAGGTGTCGCTTCCGCCGCACTTATCGTGCTTTTCATACTGAACCGTATGGGGGTCGCGAAGAAAGCGGCCTATATACTGGTAGGAATCGTGCTTTGGGTGAGCGTTCTGAAGTCGGGGGTTCATGCCACGCTTGCGGGAGTGGCGCTCGCATTTTTCATTCCGCTGAAATCTACCGCAAGTGACGGAAAGGTCTTCTCGATGTCTAAAGAGATGGAGCACGACCTTCACTACTGGGTCGCCTTTATGATTCTGCCCCTTTTCGCTTTCGTAAATGCCGGGGTCGATCTCCGCGGAATCTCCGTCGAAGAGATGTTCGGTCCGGTTCCGATGGGTATTATGCTCGGACTTTTTATCGGCAAGCAGCTCGGTGTTTTCGGTTTCAGCTGGCTGGCCATACGCTTCAAGTTCGCCACGCTTCCGGAGGGTGCAAGCTGGAGGCAGCTCTACGGTGTAGCCGTGTTGACCGGTATCGGTTTCACGATGAGCCTCTTCGTCGACTCTCTGGCCTTCAGCGACAGTGAGGTCTACAAGTATGCCGACAAGCTGGCGATACTTCTGGGCTCTTTCCTCTCGGGAATAGTCGGATACTTTATTCTAAAAGGGACCAAACCGGCGTCAAAATGATTCGGTCCCGGTGTCGCACCGGGCTTTCAGTGCGGCTTCCAGCTCCTCTGCGCTTTTGCATGATGCGAAGCAGCTGCTCCTTCCGCAGAGGAGAAAGTCCGGCAGGGCTTCACTCTTGAAGAGTATATAGGGATACCCGTAGTTGTAGGTAAGGTCTCTGATCTCTTCAAGCCGGTTGGGCAGCGACTTTATTACGATATCCTCCTTCAGATACCTTATCGCGGCAGATACGAACGTTGCGTGCCACATCGGCTGCTTTATGATCTTTATGGAGTTGTATTCGAGCGTTTTGAAGGCCGTGTGGGTATACTTTTCGTTCACCAGACTTCCGAGCTTCAGCAGCAGGGCTGTGATAACGGCGGAGCTTGCCGGATAGCTCGTGTCCGAAATGTCGGCTTCTGTAGGGAACTCGCCTCTGCTGAAAAGCCACTTCCCGCTCCTGTAGTAGAGCTCCGTCGCCTTTTCGGCGATCTCCTCCGAAAGCCTCAGCCACTTCTCGTCGAGGGTCGTCTCGTAGGCCTGCAGCAGTGCTTCGCCAAGATATGCGTAATCTTCCAGAAACGCCTCTATCCTGGGTGTACCGCCCGAAAGAACCGAGTGGTAGAGCTGCCCCTTTTTATACATGAGATCCGTCAGGGCTTCCAAAGAGGCCAGGGCGTCACCGAGGTATCTTTTGTCGATCTCGGCCGCCATGAAGAGACTCTTCACCATCATGGCGTTCCAGGAGGTGATGACTTTTTTGTCTATGAATGGATAGTTTCGCGATGCGCGGATCTTTCCGAGAATCGTTTTCACATCTTCCCACCAAGGATAGTCGGCAAGCGACTCGTTTCTGACGATGTTTTTTCCCTCGAAGCTGCCTTTCGGGGTGATACCCAGGGCTCTGCATATCTCTTCAGCCTCTTTTTGGGAGTATCCCTCTTCCCCGAGCGCACTCATAACCTCGTCGTAGCCGTATATGAAGTAGGTTCCCTCAGCTCCGTCGCTGTCGGCATCGCTCGCACTGTAAAAGAGGTTGTCGTGCATCATCTTCTCTTTCATGAACGCTATAGTCTCTTCGGCAACATCGAAATAGAATCTCTCTTTGGTGACCCTGTAGGCGCGAATATAGGTTTCGCATACCAGAGCGTTGTCGTACGTCATCTTTTCGAAGTGCGGAACCAGCCAGAGATCGTCGGTGCTGTAGCGGCTGAAGCCGCCGTCCACAAGGTCGCGGAGACCCCCTTTAGCCATGTTTTTCAGCGTCGTTTCGACCATTCGCAGAGGTTCGGGTTTTTTTGTAAGCAGGTGGATCTCCAGCAGCAGGTTCAAAGCGGATGTATGCGGAAATTTCGGCGCTTTGGAGAAGCCGCCGAACCTGCTGTCGAAAAGATCTTCACACTGCGCGACCGTTCTGTCGATAAGGGAGAGATCGAGCCTTGCGGCCTTTACCGGACCCTCTTTGGGTCTCAGAAAACGCTGGATCTCGTCGGCATTTTTTACGATCGTCTCCGGGGTTCGGCTCCATTTGGTGTGAATGACCTCTATCAGCTCCATGAAGCCCATAATGTTGTATTTTCGTACAGGCGGTATGTAGGTACCCGCAAAAAACGGTTTTTTGTCCGGGGTCATGAAGATGGAGAGGGGCCATCCACCCGGGCGCTGGTTCAAAAATGCGTGGACGGACTGGTAGTGTTTGTCGATATCGGGCCGCTCCTCCCGGTCCACTTTGATGGAGATGAAGTTTTCGTTCAAAAATTTTGCTATCTCTTCGTTTTCGAATACCTCTCTCTCCATAACATGGCACCAGTGGCAGCTGCTGTAGCCGATGCTCAGAAATATGGGGAGGTTGAGTC
It encodes the following:
- a CDS encoding thymidylate kinase codes for the protein MSNRLANEESPYLQQHAQNPVDWRPWCDEAFEEAQRLNLPIFLSIGYSSCHWCHVMEREVFENEEIAKFLNENFISIKVDREERPDIDKHYQSVHAFLNQRPGGWPLSIFMTPDKKPFFAGTYIPPVRKYNIMGFMELIEVIHTKWSRTPETIVKNADEIQRFLRPKEGPVKAARLDLSLIDRTVAQCEDLFDSRFGGFSKAPKFPHTSALNLLLEIHLLTKKPEPLRMVETTLKNMAKGGLRDLVDGGFSRYSTDDLWLVPHFEKMTYDNALVCETYIRAYRVTKERFYFDVAEETIAFMKEKMMHDNLFYSASDADSDGAEGTYFIYGYDEVMSALGEEGYSQKEAEEICRALGITPKGSFEGKNIVRNESLADYPWWEDVKTILGKIRASRNYPFIDKKVITSWNAMMVKSLFMAAEIDKRYLGDALASLEALTDLMYKKGQLYHSVLSGGTPRIEAFLEDYAYLGEALLQAYETTLDEKWLRLSEEIAEKATELYYRSGKWLFSRGEFPTEADISDTSYPASSAVITALLLKLGSLVNEKYTHTAFKTLEYNSIKIIKQPMWHATFVSAAIRYLKEDIVIKSLPNRLEEIRDLTYNYGYPYILFKSEALPDFLLCGRSSCFASCKSAEELEAALKARCDTGTESF
- a CDS encoding Na+/H+ antiporter NhaA type; translated protein: MKRLEEFIKKESSAGVLLIFVTIVALILQNSPLSELYSSFLHTPVEVRFGALQIAKPLLLWVNDGLMAVFFFLIGLEVKREVMEGHLSSVRQVALPGIAALGGMVVPALVYILFNKGESFAMNGWAIPTATDIAFALGILSLLGNRVPVSLKIFLMALAIIDDLGAIIIIALFYTSDLSMLSIGVASAALIVLFILNRMGVAKKAAYILVGIVLWVSVLKSGVHATLAGVALAFFIPLKSTASDGKVFSMSKEMEHDLHYWVAFMILPLFAFVNAGVDLRGISVEEMFGPVPMGIMLGLFIGKQLGVFGFSWLAIRFKFATLPEGASWRQLYGVAVLTGIGFTMSLFVDSLAFSDSEVYKYADKLAILLGSFLSGIVGYFILKGTKPASK